One segment of Gaiella occulta DNA contains the following:
- the rplB gene encoding 50S ribosomal protein L2 — protein sequence MAVRKFKPTSPGRRFMAVSSFEEITRKAPEKSLTEPLKKTGGRNNNGRITTRHQGGGHKRRYRVVDFKRVKDGVPAKVAAIEYDPNRSARIALLHYADGAKAYIIAPQGLRVGASVESGPAADIKVGNALPLENIPTGTLVHNVELKPGQGAKMARSAGSGVQLVAKDQGYGVLRLPSGEMRRVLLTCRATVGQVGNSDHANESSGKAGRSRWLGKRPAVRGSAMNPVDHPHGGGEGKSKGGRHPVTPWGVPTLGKRTRRKHKESDTLIVRGRRRGKERR from the coding sequence ATGGCAGTCAGGAAGTTCAAGCCGACGAGCCCCGGACGCCGCTTCATGGCGGTCTCCTCTTTCGAGGAGATCACCAGGAAGGCGCCCGAGAAGTCGCTCACGGAGCCGCTGAAGAAGACGGGCGGCCGCAACAACAACGGCCGCATCACGACCCGGCATCAGGGCGGCGGCCACAAGCGCCGCTACCGCGTCGTCGACTTCAAGCGCGTGAAGGACGGCGTGCCGGCGAAGGTCGCGGCGATCGAGTACGACCCCAACCGGTCGGCGCGCATCGCGCTGCTCCACTATGCCGACGGCGCCAAGGCCTACATCATCGCGCCGCAGGGGCTCAGGGTCGGCGCCTCGGTCGAGTCGGGCCCGGCAGCCGACATCAAGGTCGGCAACGCGCTGCCCCTGGAGAACATCCCGACCGGGACGCTCGTCCACAACGTCGAGCTGAAGCCCGGGCAGGGCGCCAAGATGGCCCGCTCGGCAGGCTCCGGCGTGCAGCTCGTCGCCAAGGACCAGGGCTACGGGGTGCTCCGGCTTCCCTCCGGGGAGATGCGCCGCGTGCTCCTCACCTGCCGTGCCACTGTCGGCCAGGTCGGCAACTCCGACCACGCCAACGAGTCGAGCGGCAAGGCCGGGCGTAGCCGCTGGCTTGGCAAGCGCCCCGCCGTCCGCGGCTCGGCGATGAACCCGGTCGACCATCCGCACGGCGGCGGCGAAGGCAAGTCGAAGGGCGGCCGCCATCCGGTCACCCCGTGGGGCGTGCCGACGCTCGGCAAGCGCACCCGCCGCAAGCACAAGGAATCCGACACGTTGATCGTCCGCGGCCGTCGCCGTGGCAAGGAGAGGCGCTAG
- the rpsJ gene encoding 30S ribosomal protein S10 yields MAQQKIRIRLKGYDHQQLDRSASQIVETAQRTGATITGPVPLPTEKNVYCVIRSPFKDKDSREHFEVRTHKRLIDIHSPTPKTVDSLMRLDLPAGIDIEIKL; encoded by the coding sequence ATGGCGCAACAGAAGATCCGCATCCGGCTCAAGGGCTACGACCACCAGCAGCTGGACCGGTCCGCCTCGCAGATCGTGGAGACGGCCCAGCGCACCGGTGCGACGATCACCGGCCCCGTGCCGCTGCCAACCGAGAAGAACGTCTACTGCGTGATCCGAAGCCCGTTCAAGGACAAGGACTCGCGGGAGCATTTCGAGGTGCGCACGCACAAGCGGTTGATCGACATCCACAGCCCGACGCCGAAGACGGTGGACTCGCTGATGCGCCTCGATCTCCCTGCCGGCATCGACATCGAAATCAAGCTGTGA
- the rplR gene encoding 50S ribosomal protein L18 — protein sequence MSTLSTRDARLRRHRRIRGKVAGTAGRPRLAVFRSNKGIFAQLIDDENGRTLAAASWLQLKSFSGSKTEQAAEVGKQLAAAAKAAGVTTCVFDRGGYLYHGRVKALADGAREGGLEF from the coding sequence ATGAGCACGCTCTCGACGCGCGACGCGCGCCTGCGCCGCCATCGCCGCATCCGCGGCAAGGTCGCCGGTACCGCCGGGCGGCCGCGGCTCGCCGTGTTCCGCTCGAACAAGGGCATCTTCGCCCAGCTGATCGACGACGAGAACGGACGGACGCTTGCCGCCGCGAGCTGGCTGCAGCTGAAGTCGTTCTCCGGCAGCAAGACCGAGCAGGCTGCCGAGGTGGGCAAGCAGCTCGCCGCGGCCGCGAAGGCCGCGGGGGTCACCACCTGCGTCTTCGATCGGGGCGGCTACCTCTACCACGGACGCGTGAAGGCGCTGGCTGACGGCGCCCGCGAAGGAGGACTGGAGTTTTGA
- the rplF gene encoding 50S ribosomal protein L6, with protein MSRIGRRPIEIPAGVTVEISPGGTVKVAGPLGELEQQVPARMQIAQEDGVLHVTRPTDRGDDRALHGLTRTLVANMVEGVTKGFEKHLDIQGVGYRAQLKGNDLELAVGYSHAVTVQPRPGVTFEVPAPTQIVVKGTDKQMVGQTAAEIRKVRPPEPYKGKGIRYRDEQVRRKVGKRA; from the coding sequence GTGAGCCGTATCGGACGCAGACCCATCGAGATTCCCGCGGGCGTCACCGTCGAGATCTCGCCGGGCGGCACCGTCAAGGTCGCCGGCCCGCTCGGCGAGCTCGAGCAGCAGGTGCCCGCGCGGATGCAGATCGCCCAGGAGGACGGCGTGCTGCACGTGACACGTCCCACCGACCGCGGCGACGACCGTGCGCTGCACGGGCTCACGCGCACCCTCGTCGCCAACATGGTCGAGGGCGTCACGAAGGGCTTCGAGAAGCATCTCGACATCCAGGGGGTCGGCTACCGCGCGCAGCTCAAGGGCAACGATCTCGAGCTCGCCGTCGGCTACTCGCACGCGGTCACGGTGCAGCCGCGCCCCGGCGTCACCTTCGAGGTGCCGGCGCCCACCCAGATCGTCGTCAAGGGCACCGACAAGCAGATGGTGGGGCAGACCGCGGCGGAGATCCGCAAGGTGCGGCCGCCGGAGCCGTACAAGGGCAAGGGCATTCGCTACCGCGACGAGCAGGTTCGCAGAAAGGTGGGTAAGCGCGCATGA
- the rplC gene encoding 50S ribosomal protein L3 codes for MVKGILGRKVGMTQIFDPETGAVTPVTVIHAGPCPVVQVKTAAADGYDAVQLAFDAVVERKLTKGELGHLEKAGVSPHRHLVEFRGPSELAVGEAVTVEAFQPGEEVKVAGTSIGKGFAGTIKRHNFKRGPVSHGSHNIRKPGSIGASATPSRVFRGQKMAGRMGGGRVTQLGLVVHAVDAERNLLLVKGSVPGPKSGIVEIRGAD; via the coding sequence ATCGTGAAGGGCATCCTCGGTCGCAAAGTCGGGATGACGCAGATCTTCGATCCCGAGACCGGGGCGGTCACCCCGGTCACGGTGATCCATGCCGGCCCGTGCCCGGTGGTGCAGGTGAAGACCGCCGCCGCCGACGGGTACGACGCCGTGCAGCTCGCCTTCGACGCGGTCGTCGAGCGCAAGCTGACGAAGGGCGAGCTCGGGCACCTCGAGAAGGCGGGTGTCTCGCCCCATCGCCACCTCGTCGAGTTCCGCGGGCCGAGCGAGCTCGCGGTCGGCGAAGCGGTCACCGTCGAGGCGTTCCAGCCCGGCGAGGAGGTCAAGGTCGCGGGCACGTCGATCGGCAAGGGCTTCGCCGGCACGATCAAGCGACACAACTTCAAGCGTGGCCCGGTCTCGCACGGCTCGCACAACATCCGCAAGCCCGGCTCGATCGGCGCCTCCGCGACCCCGTCCCGCGTCTTCCGCGGGCAGAAGATGGCGGGGCGCATGGGCGGAGGGCGTGTCACGCAGCTCGGGCTCGTCGTCCACGCCGTGGACGCCGAGCGCAATCTCCTGCTCGTGAAGGGCTCGGTTCCGGGCCCGAAGAGCGGGATCGTCGAGATCAGGGGGGCCGACTAG
- the rplV gene encoding 50S ribosomal protein L22, producing MADTALMHSRAEAKYVRLSARKARVVLDHIRGRSVPEARTILAFTPRAAAVDIEKVLRSAVANAESIHALDGDELVVLAAYADEGPTLKRWRARARGRVNRIRKRTCHITVVVSENPKAVQGPKRKDEMPAAKDAPAPEAPAAEQKPKRKAPAKKREVAA from the coding sequence ATGGCCGACACCGCTCTCATGCACTCCCGCGCGGAGGCGAAGTACGTGCGCCTGTCCGCCCGCAAGGCGCGCGTCGTGCTCGACCACATCCGCGGCCGCAGCGTGCCGGAGGCGCGCACGATCCTGGCGTTCACGCCGCGCGCCGCGGCCGTGGACATCGAGAAGGTGCTGCGCTCGGCCGTCGCGAACGCCGAGTCGATCCATGCGCTCGACGGCGACGAGCTCGTCGTCCTCGCCGCCTACGCGGACGAGGGCCCGACGCTGAAGCGCTGGCGCGCCCGCGCCCGTGGTCGCGTCAACCGCATCCGCAAGCGCACGTGCCATATCACCGTCGTCGTGAGCGAGAACCCGAAGGCCGTCCAGGGGCCGAAGCGGAAGGACGAGATGCCCGCCGCGAAGGACGCCCCGGCTCCCGAGGCTCCCGCCGCCGAGCAGAAGCCGAAGCGCAAGGCACCGGCGAAGAAGAGAGAGGTGGCTGCCTGA
- the rplD gene encoding 50S ribosomal protein L4 — protein sequence MAVVKAQVIGGAAARDVALEPAVFGAELKRHLVHETVRAELNAHRAGTRATKSRGLVSGGRSKPWRQKGTGRARQGTIRAPQFTGGGVAFPPGMRSFDVKVNRKARRAALCGALSNHVSNGTFALVDGTAFDAPSSRQAAKLVADWGKSLPLLLVAREDEVALIKSFRNLDRVLVTVPAELEVAPVVWARSLLVSEAALSLVEGRVGR from the coding sequence GTGGCCGTCGTCAAGGCCCAGGTGATCGGCGGCGCCGCCGCCAGGGACGTCGCGCTCGAGCCGGCCGTGTTCGGCGCCGAGCTGAAGAGGCACCTCGTGCACGAGACCGTGCGCGCCGAGCTGAACGCGCACCGTGCCGGCACGCGCGCGACCAAGAGCCGCGGGCTCGTGTCGGGCGGCCGCTCCAAGCCGTGGCGCCAGAAGGGCACCGGCCGCGCCCGCCAGGGCACGATCCGCGCACCGCAGTTCACCGGCGGCGGCGTGGCGTTCCCGCCCGGGATGCGCAGCTTCGACGTGAAGGTGAACCGGAAGGCCAGGCGCGCCGCGCTGTGCGGTGCGCTCAGCAACCATGTCTCCAACGGCACCTTCGCCCTGGTGGACGGCACCGCCTTCGATGCCCCTTCGAGCCGCCAGGCGGCGAAGCTGGTCGCCGACTGGGGCAAGAGCCTGCCGCTGCTGCTCGTCGCCCGCGAGGACGAGGTCGCGCTGATCAAGTCGTTCCGCAACCTGGATCGCGTGCTGGTGACGGTGCCGGCCGAGCTCGAAGTCGCGCCGGTCGTGTGGGCGCGCTCGCTGCTCGTCAGCGAGGCCGCGCTGTCGCTCGTCGAGGGGAGGGTCGGCCGGTGA
- the rpsE gene encoding 30S ribosomal protein S5, with protein sequence MSTFEVAESRELKERVIEINRVAKVVKGGRRFSFTALVVIGDEVDRVGVGYGKAREVPLAISKAVDDAKKNLFSVPKHGSTITHEILGEFDAARVFLRPASEGTGVIAGGGVRAVLELAGIRDVLAKSLGTTNPINMAKATVDGLKKLRRPEDIARQRGKTIREVLPLPRDYDATAAAKAGEAVA encoded by the coding sequence TTGAGCACCTTCGAGGTCGCTGAGAGCAGGGAGCTGAAGGAGCGCGTGATCGAGATAAACCGCGTCGCCAAGGTGGTCAAGGGCGGCCGGCGCTTCTCCTTCACGGCGCTCGTCGTGATCGGCGACGAGGTCGACCGCGTCGGCGTCGGCTACGGGAAGGCGCGCGAGGTTCCGCTCGCCATCTCCAAGGCAGTCGACGACGCGAAGAAGAATCTCTTCTCCGTGCCCAAGCACGGCAGCACGATCACGCATGAGATTCTCGGCGAGTTCGACGCGGCGCGCGTCTTCTTGCGCCCGGCGAGCGAGGGCACCGGCGTCATCGCCGGCGGCGGCGTGCGCGCGGTGCTCGAGCTCGCAGGCATCCGCGACGTGCTCGCGAAGAGCCTCGGCACGACGAACCCGATCAACATGGCCAAGGCCACCGTGGACGGGCTCAAGAAGCTCCGCCGTCCCGAGGACATCGCGCGCCAGCGCGGCAAGACGATCCGCGAGGTGCTGCCGCTGCCGCGCGACTACGACGCGACGGCGGCGGCGAAGGCCGGAGAGGCGGTCGCATGA
- the rpmC gene encoding 50S ribosomal protein L29 — protein sequence MTDEELEQKMAETRQELFNLRFQSATGALENSARLRSAKREIARILTVKTERERLGKI from the coding sequence ATGACCGACGAGGAGCTGGAGCAGAAGATGGCGGAGACTCGCCAGGAGCTGTTCAACCTCCGCTTCCAGTCGGCGACGGGCGCGCTCGAGAACAGCGCACGGCTGCGCTCGGCGAAGCGAGAGATCGCCCGCATCCTGACCGTCAAGACCGAGCGGGAACGACTGGGGAAGATCTGA
- a CDS encoding type Z 30S ribosomal protein S14 has protein sequence MAKTSLRVKQKRTPKYKTQAYSRCNRCGRPRSVYKKFKLCRICLRELAHQGAIPGMTKSSW, from the coding sequence ATGGCCAAGACATCCCTCCGCGTCAAGCAGAAGCGGACGCCGAAGTACAAGACGCAGGCGTACTCGCGCTGCAACCGGTGCGGCCGCCCGCGTTCCGTGTACAAGAAGTTCAAGCTGTGCCGGATCTGCCTGCGCGAGCTCGCCCACCAGGGCGCGATCCCGGGCATGACCAAATCGTCTTGGTAA
- the tuf gene encoding elongation factor Tu → MGKQKFERSKPHVNVGTIGHIDHGKTTLTAAITKVLAESGTGTAVRDFSSIDAAPEERQRGITINTAHVEYETEARHYAHVDCPGHADYIKNMITGAAQMDGAILVVSAADGPMPQTREHILLARQVEVPAMVVALNKADMVDDPELLELVEMEVRELLSKYDFPGDDIPVVQVSALKALEGDPEWTPKILELMAAVDSYIPEPTRDTDKPFLMPIEDVFTITGRGTVVTGRIEQGQLTVGEEVEIVGIHEKTQKTVVTGLEMFQKVLDFAQAGDNAGALLRGIKREEVERGQVLAKPGSITPHTHFKAEVYVLSKDEGGRHTPFFNGYRPQFYFRTTDVTGSIKLPEGQEMVMPGDNTQMEIELIQPIAMDAGLRFAVREGGRTVGAGVVTEIIK, encoded by the coding sequence ATGGGAAAGCAGAAGTTCGAGCGGTCGAAGCCGCACGTCAACGTCGGCACGATCGGCCACATCGACCACGGCAAGACGACGCTGACGGCCGCGATCACGAAGGTGCTCGCCGAGTCGGGCACCGGCACCGCCGTGCGTGACTTCAGCTCGATCGACGCCGCTCCCGAGGAGCGTCAGCGCGGCATCACGATCAACACCGCGCACGTGGAGTACGAGACGGAGGCCCGGCACTACGCGCACGTCGACTGCCCGGGTCACGCCGACTACATCAAGAACATGATCACGGGTGCTGCCCAGATGGACGGGGCGATCCTCGTGGTCTCCGCCGCCGACGGCCCGATGCCGCAGACCCGCGAGCACATCCTCCTCGCCCGCCAGGTCGAGGTGCCCGCCATGGTCGTCGCGCTCAACAAGGCCGACATGGTGGACGACCCCGAGCTGCTCGAGCTCGTCGAGATGGAGGTGCGCGAGCTCCTCTCCAAGTACGACTTCCCGGGCGACGACATCCCGGTCGTGCAGGTCTCGGCGCTGAAGGCGCTCGAGGGCGACCCCGAGTGGACGCCGAAGATCCTCGAGCTGATGGCCGCCGTCGACTCCTACATCCCCGAGCCGACGCGCGACACCGACAAGCCGTTCCTGATGCCGATCGAGGACGTGTTCACGATCACCGGGCGCGGCACCGTCGTCACCGGGCGCATCGAGCAGGGCCAGCTCACCGTCGGCGAGGAGGTCGAGATCGTCGGCATCCACGAGAAGACGCAGAAGACGGTCGTGACCGGCCTCGAGATGTTCCAGAAGGTGCTCGACTTCGCGCAGGCCGGCGACAACGCAGGCGCGTTGCTCCGCGGCATCAAGCGCGAGGAGGTCGAGCGCGGCCAGGTGCTCGCGAAGCCCGGCTCGATCACGCCGCACACGCACTTCAAGGCGGAGGTGTACGTGCTGTCCAAGGACGAGGGCGGCCGTCACACGCCGTTCTTCAACGGCTACCGGCCGCAGTTCTACTTCCGCACGACGGACGTGACCGGCTCGATCAAGCTGCCGGAGGGCCAGGAGATGGTGATGCCGGGCGACAACACGCAGATGGAGATCGAGCTGATCCAGCCGATCGCCATGGACGCGGGTCTCCGCTTCGCCGTCCGCGAGGGTGGCCGCACGGTCGGCGCCGGCGTCGTCACCGAGATCATCAAGTAG
- the rpsS gene encoding 30S ribosomal protein S19, with protein MSRSSKKGPFVEERLMSRIEAMNAVNEKRMIRTWSRTSTVFPEMVGHTIAVHDGRKHVPVFVSEQMVGHKLGEFAPTRSFRGHAGDNKTQVKKR; from the coding sequence ATGAGTAGATCGTCGAAGAAGGGGCCTTTCGTCGAGGAGCGGCTGATGAGCCGCATCGAGGCGATGAACGCCGTCAACGAGAAGCGGATGATCCGCACCTGGTCGCGCACCTCGACGGTCTTCCCCGAGATGGTCGGCCACACGATCGCCGTGCACGACGGGCGCAAGCACGTGCCGGTGTTCGTCAGCGAGCAGATGGTCGGGCACAAGCTCGGGGAGTTCGCTCCCACGCGCTCGTTCCGCGGGCACGCCGGCGACAACAAGACCCAGGTGAAGAAGCGCTGA
- the rpsH gene encoding 30S ribosomal protein S8, which translates to MLTDPIADMLTRIRNANKAMHDSAQMPTSRMKEEIARLLKDEGYIKDFRVVEGAPFPTLVIELKFGRNRERVITDLKRVSKPGRRVYARKDRLPRVLGGLGTAILSTSTGVITGRQAAERGVGGEVLAFIW; encoded by the coding sequence ATGCTGACTGACCCTATAGCCGACATGCTCACTCGCATCCGCAACGCCAACAAGGCGATGCACGACAGCGCCCAGATGCCGACCTCGCGGATGAAGGAGGAGATCGCGCGCCTCCTCAAGGACGAGGGCTACATCAAGGACTTCCGCGTCGTCGAGGGAGCGCCCTTCCCGACGCTCGTGATCGAGCTCAAGTTCGGCCGCAACCGCGAGCGCGTGATCACCGACCTCAAGCGCGTGTCCAAGCCGGGCCGCCGCGTGTATGCCCGCAAGGACCGCCTGCCGCGCGTGCTCGGCGGTCTCGGCACCGCCATCCTGTCCACCTCGACCGGCGTGATCACCGGCCGTCAGGCTGCCGAGCGCGGCGTCGGCGGCGAAGTGCTCGCGTTCATCTGGTAG
- the rpsQ gene encoding 30S ribosomal protein S17, with translation MRLEKPEHERGRKQERQGTVVSDAMDKTIVVEVDVIKSHPKYKKVVRRSVKFHAHDEGNSAKVGDVVRIVETRPLSATKRWRLVEIVEVAK, from the coding sequence GTGCGACTCGAGAAGCCGGAGCACGAGCGCGGCCGCAAGCAGGAGCGCCAGGGCACCGTCGTCTCCGACGCGATGGACAAGACGATCGTCGTCGAGGTCGACGTGATCAAGTCCCACCCGAAGTACAAGAAGGTGGTGCGCCGTTCGGTCAAGTTCCATGCGCACGACGAGGGCAACAGCGCCAAGGTCGGTGACGTCGTCCGGATCGTCGAGACCCGCCCGCTGTCCGCCACCAAGCGCTGGCGGCTCGTCGAGATCGTCGAGGTGGCGAAGTGA
- the rpsC gene encoding 30S ribosomal protein S3, translating to MGQKVHPGGLRVGVIHDWKSNWYTGKKEFADYILEDVRIREHITGKLSHAGLSDILIRKDKQRITVDIYTARPGIVIGKSGVEVDALRKELHAITGKSVHININEIKRPELDAQLVAQSIAEQLQNRVSFRRAMKRSLASAMRSGAQGIKIQCGGRLGGGEMSRSERYTEGRIPLHTIRADIDYGFAEAKTTYGRIGVKVWVNKGEIMPEGYEGTSTGKETRLGDQDQARRKRGGSAEGLGASREGGRGRGQDREGLGLVQKRRRGPGGGQGGGGRPGGGAGGRPGGSRGRGPRPEGQQGGGRPPQSAPKPQQAPEPKAPDATEAPAPESTPGGSES from the coding sequence ATGGGTCAGAAAGTGCATCCCGGCGGCCTTCGCGTCGGTGTCATCCACGACTGGAAGTCGAACTGGTACACCGGCAAGAAGGAGTTTGCCGACTACATCCTCGAGGACGTCCGCATCCGCGAGCACATCACCGGCAAGCTCTCGCACGCCGGCCTGTCCGACATCCTGATCCGCAAGGACAAGCAGCGGATCACGGTCGACATCTACACCGCGCGCCCGGGCATCGTGATCGGCAAGTCCGGTGTCGAGGTGGACGCGCTGCGCAAGGAGCTCCACGCCATCACCGGCAAGTCGGTGCACATCAACATCAACGAGATCAAGCGGCCCGAGCTCGACGCGCAACTCGTCGCGCAGTCGATCGCCGAGCAGCTGCAGAACCGCGTCAGCTTTCGCCGCGCGATGAAGCGCAGCCTCGCCTCCGCGATGCGGTCGGGCGCGCAGGGCATCAAGATCCAGTGCGGGGGTCGCCTCGGCGGCGGCGAGATGAGCCGCTCGGAGCGCTATACCGAGGGTCGTATCCCGCTGCACACGATCCGCGCCGACATCGACTACGGCTTCGCCGAGGCCAAGACGACCTACGGCCGCATCGGCGTCAAGGTCTGGGTCAACAAGGGCGAGATCATGCCCGAGGGCTACGAGGGCACGTCGACAGGGAAGGAGACGCGCCTCGGCGACCAGGACCAGGCGCGCCGCAAGCGCGGCGGCTCGGCCGAGGGCCTCGGCGCCTCGCGCGAGGGCGGTCGCGGGCGGGGGCAGGATCGCGAAGGCCTCGGGCTCGTGCAGAAGCGCCGCCGCGGCCCCGGCGGGGGCCAGGGAGGCGGCGGCCGTCCCGGCGGCGGCGCCGGCGGACGCCCGGGCGGCAGCCGCGGCCGCGGCCCGCGCCCCGAGGGACAGCAGGGCGGCGGCCGCCCGCCGCAGAGCGCGCCGAAGCCGCAGCAGGCGCCCGAGCCGAAGGCGCCCGACGCGACGGAGGCCCCTGCGCCCGAGAGCACTCCCGGGGGGAGTGAGAGCTGA
- the rplX gene encoding 50S ribosomal protein L24, whose protein sequence is MKIKKGDMVQVLAGKDRGKQGRVLEARPTDGSVIVENLNLVKRHTKPKPIRDASRMGGTQIIPGGIVEKASPLDVSNVMLVCPTCKQATRVGVKVKEIKGETVRVRFCKRCNEEIDR, encoded by the coding sequence ATGAAGATCAAGAAGGGCGACATGGTGCAGGTGCTTGCCGGCAAGGACCGCGGCAAGCAGGGCCGTGTGCTCGAGGCGCGCCCGACCGACGGCAGCGTGATCGTGGAGAATCTCAACCTCGTCAAGCGGCACACCAAGCCGAAGCCGATCCGCGACGCGTCCCGCATGGGCGGCACGCAGATCATCCCCGGCGGCATCGTCGAGAAGGCATCCCCGCTCGACGTTAGCAACGTGATGCTCGTCTGTCCCACGTGCAAGCAGGCGACGCGGGTGGGCGTGAAGGTCAAGGAGATAAAGGGAGAGACGGTGCGCGTGCGGTTCTGCAAGCGCTGCAACGAGGAGATCGACCGCTGA
- the rplN gene encoding 50S ribosomal protein L14, with translation MIQQESRLKVADNTGARELLCIRVMGGSHRRYARVGDIIVATVKAATPQGTVKKGDVVKAVVVRTKKPYGRDDGTLIGFDENAAVIIDNQNNPRGTRIFGPVARELREKNFMKIVSLAPEVL, from the coding sequence ATGATCCAGCAGGAATCACGCCTCAAGGTCGCCGACAACACCGGCGCCCGCGAGCTCCTCTGCATCCGCGTGATGGGAGGGTCGCATCGCCGCTATGCGCGCGTCGGCGACATCATCGTTGCTACCGTGAAGGCCGCAACGCCGCAGGGCACGGTCAAGAAGGGCGACGTGGTGAAGGCCGTCGTCGTCCGGACGAAGAAGCCCTACGGTCGCGACGACGGCACGCTGATCGGGTTCGACGAGAACGCCGCCGTCATCATCGACAACCAGAACAACCCGCGGGGAACGCGCATCTTCGGGCCCGTCGCCCGCGAGCTGCGCGAGAAGAACTTCATGAAGATCGTCAGCCTCGCTCCCGAGGTCCTCTAG
- the rplE gene encoding 50S ribosomal protein L5 produces MSATETYLPRLKQRYESEIKPALLEELGLDSVMRVPKVTKITLNMGVGDAKTDAKALDAAMDELSTIAGQRAQVRRARKSIASFKLREGMAVGTRVTLRGARMYEFLDRLVSIALPRIRDFRGLNPDSFDGRGNYSLGIKEQIIFPEIDYDSVQSIRGLDVAITTSAETDDHARALLRALGLPFAGERRDS; encoded by the coding sequence ATGTCCGCGACCGAGACCTATCTGCCGCGCCTCAAGCAGCGCTACGAGAGCGAGATCAAGCCGGCGCTCCTGGAGGAGCTCGGCCTCGACTCCGTCATGCGCGTGCCGAAGGTGACGAAGATCACCCTGAACATGGGCGTCGGCGACGCGAAGACCGACGCCAAGGCGCTCGACGCCGCGATGGACGAGCTGTCCACGATCGCGGGCCAGCGCGCGCAGGTGCGCCGCGCCCGCAAGTCGATCGCGAGCTTCAAGCTGCGCGAGGGCATGGCCGTCGGCACGCGCGTCACGCTGCGGGGCGCCCGCATGTACGAGTTCCTCGACCGGCTCGTGTCGATCGCGCTGCCGCGCATCCGCGACTTCCGCGGTCTCAACCCCGATTCGTTCGACGGGCGCGGCAACTACTCGCTCGGCATCAAGGAGCAGATCATCTTCCCGGAGATCGACTACGACAGCGTGCAGTCGATCCGGGGCCTCGACGTCGCGATCACCACGTCGGCGGAGACGGACGACCACGCGCGCGCGCTCCTGCGCGCTCTGGGGTTGCCCTTCGCCGGCGAGAGAAGGGATTCGTAA
- the rplP gene encoding 50S ribosomal protein L16 codes for MLLPRRTKHRKQFRGRRDGFSRGQTTVQFGDYGLKALEDGWITNRQIEAARIAMTRKIRRGGKVWINVFPDKPFTKKPAETRMGSGKGSPEGWVAVVKPGRVMFELAGVPEPLAKEALRLAGQKLPVKVKFVKREADLFES; via the coding sequence ATGCTGCTGCCGCGCAGGACAAAGCACCGCAAGCAGTTCCGCGGCCGCCGCGACGGCTTCTCACGCGGCCAGACGACCGTGCAGTTCGGCGACTACGGGCTCAAGGCGCTCGAGGACGGATGGATCACCAACCGCCAGATCGAGGCCGCCCGTATCGCGATGACGCGCAAGATCCGCCGCGGCGGCAAGGTGTGGATCAACGTCTTCCCGGACAAGCCGTTCACGAAGAAGCCGGCCGAGACGCGCATGGGCTCCGGCAAGGGATCGCCCGAGGGCTGGGTCGCCGTCGTCAAGCCGGGCCGCGTCATGTTCGAGCTCGCCGGTGTGCCGGAGCCGCTCGCCAAGGAGGCGCTGCGCCTTGCCGGCCAGAAGCTCCCGGTGAAGGTGAAGTTCGTGAAGCGGGAGGCTGATCTCTTTGAGAGCTAG
- the rplW gene encoding 50S ribosomal protein L23, producing MNAADILIAPVVSEKSYAGLADRKYTFKVHQRAHKTQVRHAVEELFGVKVDSVNIVKVQAKPKRRGAFKGTRPGWKKAIVQLREGEKIEIFEGAQV from the coding sequence GTGAACGCCGCCGACATCCTCATCGCCCCGGTGGTGTCCGAGAAGAGCTACGCGGGCCTCGCCGACCGCAAGTACACGTTCAAGGTGCACCAGCGCGCCCACAAGACGCAGGTGCGCCATGCCGTCGAGGAGCTGTTCGGCGTCAAGGTCGACAGCGTCAACATCGTCAAGGTGCAGGCGAAGCCGAAGCGCCGCGGCGCCTTCAAGGGCACGCGTCCCGGCTGGAAGAAGGCCATCGTGCAGCTGCGCGAGGGAGAGAAGATCGAGATCTTCGAGGGGGCTCAGGTCTAG